A region of Neovison vison isolate M4711 chromosome 7, ASM_NN_V1, whole genome shotgun sequence DNA encodes the following proteins:
- the BCAR1 gene encoding breast cancer anti-estrogen resistance protein 1 isoform X1 translates to MSVPNVLAKALYDNVAESPDELSFRKGDIMTVLERDTQGLDGWWLCSLHGRQGIVPGNRLKILVGMHDKKPAGPGPGPPAPAAQPQPGLHTPAAQYTPMLPAAYQPQPDSVYLVPTPSKTQQGLYQAPGPSPQFQSPPAKQTSTFSKQMPHHPFPSPAPDLYQVPPGPGSPAQDIYQVPPAAGIGHDIYQVPPSMDTRSWEGTKPPAKVVVPTRVGQGYVFEASQPEQDEYDIPRHLLAPGPQDIYDVPPARGLLPSQYGQEVYDTPPMAVKGPNGRDPSLDVYDVPPSVEKGLPLSTHHAVYDVPPSVSKDVPDGPLLREETYDVPPAFAKTKPFDPTRHPLVLAAPPPDSLPAEDVYDVPPPAPDLYDVPPGLRRPGPGPLYDVPRERLLPAEAADGSVADDSVYAVPPPAEREPPSEAKRLSASSTGSTRSSQSASSLEAAGPGREPLELEVAVEALARLQQAVSTTVAQLLDLAGSAGTGGGWRCAPAPQELPGQDLRAAVAAVQGAVHELLEFARGAIGGAMHTSDRTLHAKLSRQLQKMEDVYQTLVAHGQALEGGRGGAGTTAEDVDRLVACSRAVPEDAKQLASFLHGNASLLFRRTKAPVGGPEGGGPLHPNPIDKASSIQSRPLPSPPKFTSQDSPDGQYENSEGGWMEDYDYVHLQGKEEFEKTQKELLEKGNIMRQGKGQLELQQLKQFERLEQEVSRPIEHDLANWTPAQPLAPGRTGSLGPSDRQLLLFYLEQCEANLTTLTNAVDAFFTAVATNQPPKIFVAHSKFVILSAHKLVFIGDTLSRQAKAADVRSQVTHYSNLLCDLLRGIVATTKAAALQYPSPAAAQDMVDRVKELGHSTQQFRRVLGQLAAA, encoded by the exons ATGTCCGTGCCG AACGTGCTGGCCAAAGCCCTCTATGACAACGTGGCCGAGTCCCCAGATGAGCTCTCCTTCCGCAAGGGCGACATCATGACCGTGCTGGAGCGGGACACACAGGGCCTGGATGGCTGGTGGCTCTGCTCACTGCATGGGCGCCAAGGCATTGTGCCCGGAAACCGCCTGAAGATCCTGGTGGGCATGCATGACAAGAAGCCGGCGGGACCTGGACCTGGCCCACCTGCCCCGGCGGCCCAACCCCAGCCTGGCCTCCACACCCCGGCTGCCCAGTACACGCCCATGCTTCCTGCCGCATACCAGCCCCAGCCCGATAGCGTCTACCTGGTGCCCACCCCCAGCAAGACTCAGCAAGGCCTCTACCAAGCGCCTGGGCCCAGCCCACAGTTCCAGTCCCCCCCAGCGAAGCAGACATCGACGTTCTCAAAGCAAATGCCCCATCACCCTTTTCCCAGCCCAGCCCCCGACCTTtaccaggtgcccccagggcctggcagccCCGCCCAGGACATTTACCAGGTGCCACCTGCTGCTGGGATAGGGCATGACATCTACCAGGTTCCCCCATCCATGGACACGCGCAGCTGGGAGGGGACGAAGCCACCAGCAAAG GTGGTGGTGCCCACccgtgtgggccagggctatgtgTTTGAGGCCTCCCAGCCAGAGCAGGACGAGTACGACATCCCCCGCCACCTGCtggccccagggccccaggacaTCTACGACGTGCCCCCTGCTCGGGGGCTGCTGCCCAGCCAGTATGGCCAAGAG GTCTACGACACACCACCCATGGCTGTCAAGGGTCCTAATGGCCGGGACCCATCACTGGATGTATACGATGTGCCCCCCAGTGTGGAGAAAGGCCTGCCGCTGTCCACCCACCACGCG GTGTACGATGTCCCTCCATCCGTGAGCAAGGACGTGCCCGATGGCCCGCTGCTCCGTGAGGAGACCTACGACGTGCCCCCCGCCTTCGCCAAGACCAAGCCCTTCGACCCGACCCGCCACCCGCTGGTCCTGGCAGCGCCGCCCCCGGACTCGCTGCCAGCCGAGGACGTGTACGATGTGCCCCCGCCCGCTCCTGACCTCTACGACGTGCCCCCCGGCTTGCGgcggcccggccccggccccctcTACGACGTGCCCCGCGAGCGGCTCCTCCCCGCCGAGGCGGCCGACGGCAGCGTGGCCGACGACAGCGTGTACGCGGTGCCGCCGCCCGCGGAGCGAGAGCCCCCGAGCGAGGCCAAGCGGCTGTCCGCCTCCAGCACCGGCAGCACGCGCAGCAGCCAGTCGGCCTCCTCCCTGGAGGCCGCTGGGCCGGGCCGCGAGCCGCTGGAACTGGAGGTGGCGGTGGAGGCCCTGGCACGGCTGCAGCAGGCCGTGAGCACCACCGTCGCCCAGCTGCTGGACCTGGCGGGCAGCGCGGGCACCGGCGGGGGCTGGCGCTGCGCCCCCGCGCCCCAGGAGCTGCCGGGGCAGGACCTGCGGGCCGCTGTGGCTGCCGTGCAGGGCGCCGTCCACGAGCTGCTGGAGTTCGCCCGCGGCGCCATAGGCGGTGCCATGCACACGTCGGACCGCACGCTGCACGCTAAGCTTAGCCGGCAGCTGCAGAAGATGGAGGACGTGTACCAGACGCTGGTGGCCCACGGGCAGGCTCTCGAGGGGGGCCGCGGAGGCGCGGGGACCACTGCCGAAGACGTGGACCGCCTGGTGGCCTGCTCGCGGGCTGTGCCCGAGGACGCCAAGCAGCTGGCCTCCTTCTTGCACGGCAACGCCTCGCTGCTCTTCAGACGGACCAAGGCCCCCGTTGGGGGGCCAGAGGGGGGCGGCCCCCTGCACCCCAACCCCATCGACAAGGCCAGCAGCATCCAGTCCCggcccctgccctcaccccctaAGTTCACCTCGCAGGACTCCCCGGATGGGCAGTATGAGAACAGTGAGGGGGGCTGGATGGAGGATTACGACTACGTCCACCTGCAG gggaaggaagagtttgagaaaaccCAGAAAGAGCTGCTGGAAAAGGGCAACATCATGCGGCAGGGGAAGGGCCAGCTGGAGCTGCAGCAG CTGAAGCAGTTCGAGCGGCTGGAGCAGGAGGTGTCCCGGCCCATAGAGCACGACCTGGCCAACTGGACCCCGGCGCAGCCACTGGCCCCGGGGCGGACAGGCAGCCTGGGGCCCTCGGACCGGCAGCTGCTGCTCTTCTACCTGGAGCAGTGCGAGGCCAACCTGACCACCCTCACCAACGCAGTGGACGCCTTCTTCACTGCCGTGGCCACCAACCAGCCCCCCAAGATCTTCGTGGCACACAGCAAGTTTGTCATCCTCAGCGCCCACAAGCTGGTGTTCATCGGGGACACGCTGTCGCGGCAGGCCAAGGCGGCCGACGTGCGCAGCCAGGTGACCCACTACAGCAACCTACTGTGTGACCTTCTGCGTGGCATCGTGGCCACGACCAAGGCCGCTGCCCTGCAGTACCCGTCCCCCGCCGCCGCCCAGGACATGGTGGACAGGGTCAAGGAGTTGGGCCACAGCACCCAGCAGTTCCGCCGAGTCCTGGGCCAGCTGGCAGCAGCCTGA
- the BCAR1 gene encoding breast cancer anti-estrogen resistance protein 1 isoform X2, producing the protein MNYLNVLAKALYDNVAESPDELSFRKGDIMTVLERDTQGLDGWWLCSLHGRQGIVPGNRLKILVGMHDKKPAGPGPGPPAPAAQPQPGLHTPAAQYTPMLPAAYQPQPDSVYLVPTPSKTQQGLYQAPGPSPQFQSPPAKQTSTFSKQMPHHPFPSPAPDLYQVPPGPGSPAQDIYQVPPAAGIGHDIYQVPPSMDTRSWEGTKPPAKVVVPTRVGQGYVFEASQPEQDEYDIPRHLLAPGPQDIYDVPPARGLLPSQYGQEVYDTPPMAVKGPNGRDPSLDVYDVPPSVEKGLPLSTHHAVYDVPPSVSKDVPDGPLLREETYDVPPAFAKTKPFDPTRHPLVLAAPPPDSLPAEDVYDVPPPAPDLYDVPPGLRRPGPGPLYDVPRERLLPAEAADGSVADDSVYAVPPPAEREPPSEAKRLSASSTGSTRSSQSASSLEAAGPGREPLELEVAVEALARLQQAVSTTVAQLLDLAGSAGTGGGWRCAPAPQELPGQDLRAAVAAVQGAVHELLEFARGAIGGAMHTSDRTLHAKLSRQLQKMEDVYQTLVAHGQALEGGRGGAGTTAEDVDRLVACSRAVPEDAKQLASFLHGNASLLFRRTKAPVGGPEGGGPLHPNPIDKASSIQSRPLPSPPKFTSQDSPDGQYENSEGGWMEDYDYVHLQGKEEFEKTQKELLEKGNIMRQGKGQLELQQLKQFERLEQEVSRPIEHDLANWTPAQPLAPGRTGSLGPSDRQLLLFYLEQCEANLTTLTNAVDAFFTAVATNQPPKIFVAHSKFVILSAHKLVFIGDTLSRQAKAADVRSQVTHYSNLLCDLLRGIVATTKAAALQYPSPAAAQDMVDRVKELGHSTQQFRRVLGQLAAA; encoded by the exons ATGAACTACCTG AACGTGCTGGCCAAAGCCCTCTATGACAACGTGGCCGAGTCCCCAGATGAGCTCTCCTTCCGCAAGGGCGACATCATGACCGTGCTGGAGCGGGACACACAGGGCCTGGATGGCTGGTGGCTCTGCTCACTGCATGGGCGCCAAGGCATTGTGCCCGGAAACCGCCTGAAGATCCTGGTGGGCATGCATGACAAGAAGCCGGCGGGACCTGGACCTGGCCCACCTGCCCCGGCGGCCCAACCCCAGCCTGGCCTCCACACCCCGGCTGCCCAGTACACGCCCATGCTTCCTGCCGCATACCAGCCCCAGCCCGATAGCGTCTACCTGGTGCCCACCCCCAGCAAGACTCAGCAAGGCCTCTACCAAGCGCCTGGGCCCAGCCCACAGTTCCAGTCCCCCCCAGCGAAGCAGACATCGACGTTCTCAAAGCAAATGCCCCATCACCCTTTTCCCAGCCCAGCCCCCGACCTTtaccaggtgcccccagggcctggcagccCCGCCCAGGACATTTACCAGGTGCCACCTGCTGCTGGGATAGGGCATGACATCTACCAGGTTCCCCCATCCATGGACACGCGCAGCTGGGAGGGGACGAAGCCACCAGCAAAG GTGGTGGTGCCCACccgtgtgggccagggctatgtgTTTGAGGCCTCCCAGCCAGAGCAGGACGAGTACGACATCCCCCGCCACCTGCtggccccagggccccaggacaTCTACGACGTGCCCCCTGCTCGGGGGCTGCTGCCCAGCCAGTATGGCCAAGAG GTCTACGACACACCACCCATGGCTGTCAAGGGTCCTAATGGCCGGGACCCATCACTGGATGTATACGATGTGCCCCCCAGTGTGGAGAAAGGCCTGCCGCTGTCCACCCACCACGCG GTGTACGATGTCCCTCCATCCGTGAGCAAGGACGTGCCCGATGGCCCGCTGCTCCGTGAGGAGACCTACGACGTGCCCCCCGCCTTCGCCAAGACCAAGCCCTTCGACCCGACCCGCCACCCGCTGGTCCTGGCAGCGCCGCCCCCGGACTCGCTGCCAGCCGAGGACGTGTACGATGTGCCCCCGCCCGCTCCTGACCTCTACGACGTGCCCCCCGGCTTGCGgcggcccggccccggccccctcTACGACGTGCCCCGCGAGCGGCTCCTCCCCGCCGAGGCGGCCGACGGCAGCGTGGCCGACGACAGCGTGTACGCGGTGCCGCCGCCCGCGGAGCGAGAGCCCCCGAGCGAGGCCAAGCGGCTGTCCGCCTCCAGCACCGGCAGCACGCGCAGCAGCCAGTCGGCCTCCTCCCTGGAGGCCGCTGGGCCGGGCCGCGAGCCGCTGGAACTGGAGGTGGCGGTGGAGGCCCTGGCACGGCTGCAGCAGGCCGTGAGCACCACCGTCGCCCAGCTGCTGGACCTGGCGGGCAGCGCGGGCACCGGCGGGGGCTGGCGCTGCGCCCCCGCGCCCCAGGAGCTGCCGGGGCAGGACCTGCGGGCCGCTGTGGCTGCCGTGCAGGGCGCCGTCCACGAGCTGCTGGAGTTCGCCCGCGGCGCCATAGGCGGTGCCATGCACACGTCGGACCGCACGCTGCACGCTAAGCTTAGCCGGCAGCTGCAGAAGATGGAGGACGTGTACCAGACGCTGGTGGCCCACGGGCAGGCTCTCGAGGGGGGCCGCGGAGGCGCGGGGACCACTGCCGAAGACGTGGACCGCCTGGTGGCCTGCTCGCGGGCTGTGCCCGAGGACGCCAAGCAGCTGGCCTCCTTCTTGCACGGCAACGCCTCGCTGCTCTTCAGACGGACCAAGGCCCCCGTTGGGGGGCCAGAGGGGGGCGGCCCCCTGCACCCCAACCCCATCGACAAGGCCAGCAGCATCCAGTCCCggcccctgccctcaccccctaAGTTCACCTCGCAGGACTCCCCGGATGGGCAGTATGAGAACAGTGAGGGGGGCTGGATGGAGGATTACGACTACGTCCACCTGCAG gggaaggaagagtttgagaaaaccCAGAAAGAGCTGCTGGAAAAGGGCAACATCATGCGGCAGGGGAAGGGCCAGCTGGAGCTGCAGCAG CTGAAGCAGTTCGAGCGGCTGGAGCAGGAGGTGTCCCGGCCCATAGAGCACGACCTGGCCAACTGGACCCCGGCGCAGCCACTGGCCCCGGGGCGGACAGGCAGCCTGGGGCCCTCGGACCGGCAGCTGCTGCTCTTCTACCTGGAGCAGTGCGAGGCCAACCTGACCACCCTCACCAACGCAGTGGACGCCTTCTTCACTGCCGTGGCCACCAACCAGCCCCCCAAGATCTTCGTGGCACACAGCAAGTTTGTCATCCTCAGCGCCCACAAGCTGGTGTTCATCGGGGACACGCTGTCGCGGCAGGCCAAGGCGGCCGACGTGCGCAGCCAGGTGACCCACTACAGCAACCTACTGTGTGACCTTCTGCGTGGCATCGTGGCCACGACCAAGGCCGCTGCCCTGCAGTACCCGTCCCCCGCCGCCGCCCAGGACATGGTGGACAGGGTCAAGGAGTTGGGCCACAGCACCCAGCAGTTCCGCCGAGTCCTGGGCCAGCTGGCAGCAGCCTGA